Proteins encoded together in one Micromonospora auratinigra window:
- a CDS encoding metallophosphoesterase family protein, translating to MDGQENEQRDTGADAAPDTGSTRRRISWPGRGERSRDRLRRLGAVLLLLVVTLTGVVAGTYAGGHVDTDIGPFRAQLSLSPSLTGGTTVDIPPLGALLLDSHDGPAYLTVELGALDQRRTEALIDDPASISRASQSAVDDVRAGVMRLGLKTLAAAVLATLLLAGLVFRDVRRTAWAGGLALAVTAGSLGLAAATIRPQAIEEPRYEGLLVNAPAIVGDARRIANDYTRYAEQLQRLVGNVSKLYTTVSSLPVYQPAPGTTRVLHVSDMHLNPTGWQLIRTVVEQFGIDVVIDTGDITDWGSEPEASFVGSIGLLKKPYVYIRGNHDSPRTAAAVAQQPNAIVLNNSTVTVSGLTIAGIGDPRFTPDKETSPAGSGLTRQVADQVIGTGEQLAATVQNSPAKVNVALVHDPASAGPLSGSCPLVLAGHTHSRQVSKLPQVPGKQPTTLMVEGSTGGAGLRGLEGEKPTPLTMTVLYFDQQKLLQAYDDITVGGTGQSQVNLERHVVRDPAKGDQVPVTPTPTRGGPESPAPTSPSPTTTG from the coding sequence ATGGACGGCCAGGAGAACGAGCAGCGCGACACCGGGGCGGACGCGGCCCCGGACACCGGGTCGACCCGCCGCCGGATCTCGTGGCCGGGGCGGGGCGAGCGGTCCCGGGACCGGCTGCGCCGGCTCGGCGCGGTGCTGCTGCTGCTCGTGGTCACCCTGACCGGAGTCGTCGCCGGCACGTACGCGGGCGGGCACGTCGACACCGACATCGGACCGTTCCGCGCCCAGCTCAGTCTCAGTCCCTCGCTGACCGGCGGCACCACGGTCGACATCCCGCCGCTCGGCGCGCTGCTGCTGGACAGCCACGACGGGCCGGCGTACCTGACGGTGGAGCTGGGCGCGCTGGACCAGCGGCGCACCGAGGCGCTGATCGACGACCCGGCGAGCATCAGCCGGGCCAGCCAGTCGGCCGTCGACGACGTACGCGCCGGGGTGATGCGGCTCGGCCTGAAGACCCTCGCCGCCGCGGTGCTGGCCACCCTGCTCCTGGCCGGGCTGGTCTTCCGCGACGTCCGCCGCACCGCGTGGGCCGGTGGCCTGGCGCTGGCGGTGACCGCCGGCAGCCTGGGGCTGGCCGCCGCCACCATCCGCCCGCAGGCAATCGAGGAGCCGCGGTACGAAGGGCTGCTGGTCAACGCGCCCGCGATCGTCGGTGACGCGCGCCGGATCGCCAACGACTACACCCGGTACGCCGAGCAGCTCCAGCGGCTGGTCGGCAACGTCAGCAAGCTCTACACCACGGTGTCGTCGCTGCCGGTGTACCAGCCGGCCCCCGGCACCACCCGGGTGCTGCACGTCTCCGACATGCACCTGAACCCGACCGGCTGGCAGCTGATCCGGACGGTGGTGGAGCAGTTCGGCATCGACGTGGTGATCGACACCGGGGACATCACCGACTGGGGCAGCGAGCCGGAGGCCTCCTTCGTCGGCTCGATCGGCCTGCTCAAGAAGCCGTACGTCTACATCCGCGGCAACCACGACTCGCCGCGTACCGCCGCGGCGGTGGCCCAGCAGCCGAACGCGATCGTGCTGAACAACTCGACGGTCACCGTCTCCGGGCTGACCATCGCCGGCATCGGCGACCCCCGGTTCACCCCGGACAAGGAGACCTCACCGGCCGGCAGCGGGCTGACCAGGCAGGTCGCCGACCAGGTCATCGGGACCGGCGAGCAGCTCGCCGCCACGGTGCAGAACTCGCCGGCGAAGGTGAACGTGGCGCTGGTGCACGACCCGGCCTCGGCCGGCCCGCTCTCCGGCAGCTGCCCGCTGGTCCTCGCCGGGCACACCCACTCCCGACAGGTGTCGAAGCTGCCCCAGGTGCCCGGCAAGCAGCCGACCACGCTGATGGTGGAGGGTTCCACCGGTGGGGCCGGGCTGCGGGGCCTGGAGGGTGAGAAGCCCACCCCGCTGACCATGACGGTGCTCTACTTCGACCAGCAGAAGCTGCTCCAGGCGTACGACGACATCACCGTGGGCGGCACCGGGCAGTCCCAGGTCAACCTGGAACGGCACGTGGTCCGCGACCCGGCGAAGGGCGACCAGGTGCCGGTCACCCCGACCCCGACCCGCGGCGGCCCGGAGTCCCCGGCCCCGACCTCCCCCAGCCCCACCACCACCGGCTGA
- a CDS encoding PQQ-dependent sugar dehydrogenase → MSARPPYLRSGRLRTALAASCAALLLGTTGCAFGEPDPDPAGEPPNLPTPSASASAGGPGQQVVATVLAKGLTVPWAIAFLPDGGALVTERDSGRILQVGPESGPEGMKVAVVQTIADVAAGGEAGLLGIAVSPAYAKDRTVFVYYTTEQDNRIARLQPGAAPTPILTGIPKAGNHDGGGLGFGPDGFLYASTGDAGKPAAAQDPKSLGGKILRLTRDGKPAPGNPTAGSPVWSLGHRNVQGFAWTQQRRMYAVEFGQNTWDEINKIDKGGNYGWPQVEGRADDKRYVDPIVQWKTTDASCSGLAAVERLLITACLRGQRLWLVELTADGTPFGQPRELLTGKYGRLRAAAVAPDGSVWVSTSNRDGRGRPAPEDDRILRLVFADGGAGRS, encoded by the coding sequence GTGAGCGCCCGTCCCCCGTACCTCCGCAGCGGCCGTCTCCGGACGGCGCTGGCGGCGTCCTGCGCAGCGCTGCTGCTCGGCACCACCGGCTGCGCCTTCGGTGAGCCGGATCCCGACCCGGCGGGCGAGCCGCCCAACCTGCCCACCCCGTCGGCGTCGGCGAGCGCCGGCGGCCCGGGCCAGCAGGTGGTCGCGACGGTGCTGGCCAAGGGGTTGACGGTGCCGTGGGCGATCGCGTTCCTGCCCGACGGCGGCGCGCTGGTGACGGAACGGGACAGCGGCCGGATCCTCCAGGTCGGCCCGGAGTCCGGGCCGGAGGGCATGAAGGTCGCCGTGGTGCAGACCATCGCGGACGTGGCGGCCGGCGGCGAGGCCGGGCTGCTCGGGATCGCGGTCTCCCCCGCGTACGCGAAGGACCGGACGGTCTTCGTCTACTACACCACCGAGCAGGACAACCGGATCGCCCGGCTGCAACCGGGTGCCGCGCCCACCCCGATCCTCACCGGCATCCCGAAGGCCGGCAACCACGACGGCGGCGGGCTCGGGTTCGGCCCCGACGGCTTCCTCTACGCCAGCACCGGGGACGCCGGGAAGCCGGCCGCCGCGCAGGACCCGAAGAGCCTCGGCGGCAAGATCCTCCGGCTCACCCGGGACGGGAAACCGGCCCCCGGCAACCCCACCGCAGGCTCGCCGGTCTGGTCCCTCGGGCACCGCAACGTACAGGGTTTCGCCTGGACGCAGCAGCGCCGGATGTACGCCGTCGAGTTCGGCCAGAACACCTGGGACGAGATCAACAAGATCGACAAGGGCGGCAACTACGGCTGGCCGCAGGTCGAGGGACGGGCCGACGACAAGCGGTACGTCGATCCGATCGTGCAGTGGAAGACCACCGACGCCTCCTGCTCGGGGCTGGCCGCGGTGGAGCGCCTGCTGATCACGGCCTGCCTGCGCGGACAGCGGCTCTGGCTGGTCGAGCTGACCGCCGACGGCACCCCCTTCGGCCAGCCCCGGGAACTGCTGACCGGCAAGTACGGGCGGCTGCGGGCGGCGGCGGTCGCCCCCGACGGCTCGGTCTGGGTGAGCACCTCCAACCGGGACGGGCGGGGCCGTCCCGCGCCCGAGGACGACCGGATCCTGCGCCTGGTCTTCGCGGACGGCGGAGCCGGCCGGAGCTGA
- a CDS encoding SpoIIE family protein phosphatase, which yields MTEHPPDRPAPPPPALTDHERLRALAETRLDVAPDEAFERFARLVSALLDVPVALVSLVTADRQFFPGAVGLPEPWAGRRETPLSHSFCQHVVDIEVPMVLPDARLYPRVRHNRAIEDLGVIAYAGMPLTDLDGRVLGSLCAIDSKPRAWTAEQLRILADLAAACSSELRLRIAVDTAEQARHRAEEAHDRLAMLADLSETLGGTLDVGTTVDRLGRAMVPLLADWCVVTLVDPTRRPSTVAAVHRDPAYAAEATRLAELVTRGLGPGSIIRSVLRTGRPVLHSPAPLTDVRHGTTESELVALADRLGFGSHLTVPVTATGGHTVGTITLVNGPDRRGFDDDDLRTALDIGRRAGQAVGNSWRYGEQRHVAEVLQHSMLPTLPVVPGVQLAARYLPAADRVEVGGDWYDAFVQPDGELVAAIGDVAGHDIEAAATMGQLRNLVRGDAYGRTDPVEELMTHLDRAIHGLAIPTVATAVLARVRRTTQGGLRVSWCNAGHPAPLLVTAEGRVTLLEPGREPLLGLSRPPRRTGRELLLAPGDTLVLHTDGLIERRDRSLDEGQAELVERLTGTGNRPLADLCDLLLAAAPGREDDVALLALRAG from the coding sequence ATGACCGAGCACCCGCCCGACCGGCCGGCCCCGCCGCCACCGGCGCTGACCGACCACGAGCGGCTGCGGGCCCTCGCGGAGACCCGGCTCGACGTCGCCCCGGACGAGGCCTTCGAGCGGTTCGCGCGGCTGGTCAGCGCCCTGCTCGACGTGCCGGTCGCGCTGGTGTCGCTGGTCACCGCCGACCGGCAGTTCTTCCCCGGCGCGGTGGGCCTGCCCGAGCCGTGGGCCGGGCGCCGCGAGACGCCACTGAGTCACTCGTTCTGCCAGCACGTGGTCGACATCGAGGTGCCGATGGTGCTGCCGGACGCCCGGCTCTACCCCCGGGTGCGGCACAACCGGGCGATCGAGGACCTCGGCGTGATCGCGTACGCCGGGATGCCGCTGACCGACCTGGACGGTCGGGTGCTGGGCTCACTCTGCGCCATCGACAGCAAGCCCCGGGCGTGGACCGCCGAGCAGTTGCGGATCCTCGCCGACCTGGCCGCCGCCTGCTCCTCCGAGCTACGCCTGCGGATCGCGGTGGACACCGCCGAGCAGGCCCGGCACCGCGCCGAGGAGGCGCACGACCGGCTGGCCATGCTGGCCGACCTGAGCGAGACGTTGGGCGGCACCCTCGACGTCGGCACGACGGTGGACCGGCTCGGCCGGGCCATGGTGCCGCTGCTGGCCGACTGGTGCGTGGTCACCCTGGTCGACCCGACCCGACGGCCGAGCACCGTCGCGGCGGTGCACCGCGACCCGGCGTACGCCGCCGAGGCCACCCGCCTCGCGGAGCTGGTCACCAGGGGCCTCGGGCCGGGCTCGATCATCCGGTCGGTGCTGCGCACCGGCCGGCCGGTGCTGCACAGCCCGGCCCCGCTCACCGACGTGCGGCACGGCACCACCGAATCGGAGCTGGTGGCGCTCGCCGACCGGCTCGGCTTCGGGTCCCACCTGACCGTGCCGGTCACCGCGACCGGCGGGCACACCGTCGGCACGATCACCCTGGTCAACGGCCCGGACCGGCGGGGGTTCGACGACGACGACCTACGGACCGCGCTGGACATCGGCCGGCGGGCCGGCCAGGCCGTCGGCAACAGCTGGCGGTACGGCGAGCAGCGGCACGTCGCCGAGGTGCTCCAGCACAGCATGCTGCCCACCCTGCCGGTGGTGCCCGGCGTGCAGCTCGCCGCCCGCTACCTGCCCGCCGCAGACCGGGTCGAGGTGGGCGGCGACTGGTACGACGCGTTCGTCCAGCCGGACGGCGAGCTGGTGGCCGCGATCGGCGACGTGGCCGGGCACGACATCGAGGCCGCCGCCACCATGGGCCAGCTGCGCAACCTGGTCCGGGGCGACGCGTACGGCCGGACGGACCCGGTCGAGGAGCTGATGACGCACCTCGACCGGGCGATCCACGGGCTGGCCATCCCGACCGTCGCCACCGCCGTGCTGGCACGGGTCCGCCGGACCACGCAGGGCGGGCTGCGGGTCTCCTGGTGCAACGCGGGGCACCCGGCGCCGCTGCTGGTCACCGCCGAGGGTCGGGTCACCCTGCTGGAGCCGGGCCGGGAGCCGCTGCTGGGGCTGTCCCGGCCACCCCGCCGGACCGGCCGGGAGCTACTCCTCGCGCCGGGCGACACCCTGGTGCTGCACACCGACGGTCTGATCGAACGCCGGGACCGGTCGCTCGACGAGGGGCAGGCCGAGCTGGTCGAGCGGCTCACCGGCACCGGGAACCGTCCGCTGGCCGACCTCTGCGACCTGCTGCTCGCCGCCGCCCCGGGCCGGGAGGACGACGTCGCCCTGCTGGCCCTGCGGGCCGGATAG
- a CDS encoding 2-hydroxyacid dehydrogenase, producing MKVWLPHPTGPALLGDLPPGVTVEVLADPTRLPSDPADVRFWVPPFLAGPDAGALLAELPDLAVVQLLSAGADAWVGRVPDGVTLCDARGVHDSATAEWVVAAILSALRGFAPLARAQARREWAYDEVAPTDELAGKRVLIVGAGSIGAAVRARLAPFEVSFTLVARTPRPADGVHGVAELPALLPGADVVVLLVPLTEQTRGLVDETFLAAMPDGALLVNAARGPVARTSALVAELASGRLRAALDVTDPEPLPADHPLWELPNVLLTPHVAGSVRGLLPRAYRLVGEQVRRFAAGEPLTNRVVGDY from the coding sequence GTGAAGGTATGGCTCCCGCACCCCACCGGTCCGGCCCTGCTCGGCGACCTGCCGCCCGGCGTGACGGTGGAGGTGCTGGCGGATCCGACCCGGCTCCCGTCGGACCCGGCCGACGTGCGGTTCTGGGTGCCGCCCTTCCTCGCCGGCCCCGACGCCGGCGCGCTGCTGGCCGAACTGCCCGACCTGGCGGTGGTGCAGCTGCTCTCGGCGGGGGCGGACGCGTGGGTGGGGCGGGTCCCCGACGGGGTGACCCTCTGCGACGCCCGGGGCGTGCACGACTCGGCCACCGCCGAGTGGGTGGTGGCGGCGATCCTGTCCGCGCTGCGCGGCTTCGCCCCGCTGGCCCGGGCGCAGGCCCGGCGCGAGTGGGCGTACGACGAGGTGGCCCCGACCGACGAACTGGCCGGCAAGCGGGTGCTGATCGTGGGCGCCGGCTCGATCGGGGCGGCGGTCCGGGCCCGGCTGGCCCCGTTCGAGGTGAGCTTCACCCTGGTCGCCCGGACGCCCCGCCCCGCCGACGGGGTGCACGGGGTGGCCGAGCTGCCCGCGCTGCTGCCCGGGGCGGACGTGGTGGTGCTGCTGGTGCCGCTGACCGAGCAGACCCGGGGGCTGGTGGACGAGACGTTCCTCGCCGCGATGCCGGACGGCGCGCTGCTGGTCAACGCCGCCCGTGGTCCGGTGGCCCGGACGTCGGCGCTGGTCGCCGAGCTGGCCTCGGGGCGGTTGCGGGCGGCGCTGGACGTGACCGATCCGGAGCCGCTGCCCGCCGACCATCCGCTGTGGGAGCTGCCCAACGTGCTGCTCACCCCGCACGTGGCCGGCTCGGTGCGCGGCCTGCTGCCACGGGCGTACCGGCTGGTGGGGGAGCAGGTGCGCCGCTTCGCGGCCGGGGAGCCGCTGACGAACCGGGTGGTCGGCGACTACTGA